The following proteins are co-located in the Chaetodon trifascialis isolate fChaTrf1 chromosome 14, fChaTrf1.hap1, whole genome shotgun sequence genome:
- the LOC139342755 gene encoding synaptosomal-associated protein 23-like isoform X2 has product MDEMTVEQMTVRANQVTDESLESTRRMLQMAEESKQTGVNTMVMLDQQGEQLRRVEEGMDQINQDMRQAEKNLTDLSKCCGLCVCPCDRVSSIEHDSRYKRTWGLGGGEGEGDSNGSKVVSRQPSAVRNGQAAQVNAQAPSGPYIKRITNDAREDEMEDNLNAVGSIIGNLKTMAVDMGNEIDKQNKQIDGITAKADMNRVRIEEANQRANKLIK; this is encoded by the exons TCGCTGGAAAGCACACGGAGGATGCTGCAGATGGCAGAGGAG AGCAAACAGACTGGTGTCAACACCATGGTGATGCTCGACCAGCAAGGAG agcagctgaggcGTGTGGAGGAGGGCATGGACCAGATCAACCAGGACATGAGACAGGCTGAGAAAAACCTGACTGACCTCTCCAAGTGCTGCGGCCTCTGCGTCTGCCCCTGTGACAG GGTGTCGTCAATCGAGCACGACTCACGATACAAGCGCACCTGGGGTCTTGGAGGAGGCGAAGGCGAGGGCGACTCCAATGGATCAAAAGTGGTCTCGAGGCAGCCCTCGGCTGTCCGCAACGGCCAGGCTGCCCAGGTGAACGCGCAGGCGCCCTCGGGCCCGTACATCAAGAG GATAACCAACGATGCACGCGAGGATGAGATGGAGGACAATCTGAACGCAGTGGGCAGCATCATCGGGAACCTGAAGACGATGGCCGTGGACATGGGCAACGAGATAGACAAGCAGAACAAACAGATCGACGGCATCACCGCCAAG GCGGACATGAACCGAGTTCGCATCGAAGAAGCCAACCAGAGAGCCAACAAGCTCATCAAGTAG
- the LOC139342755 gene encoding synaptosomal-associated protein 23-like isoform X3 — protein MLQMAEESKQTGVNTMVMLDQQGEQLRRVEEGMDQINQDMRQAEKNLTDLSKCCGLCVCPCDRVSSIEHDSRYKRTWGLGGGEGEGDSNGSKVVSRQPSAVRNGQAAQVNAQAPSGPYIKRITNDAREDEMEDNLNAVGSIIGNLKTMAVDMGNEIDKQNKQIDGITAKADMNRVRIEEANQRANKLIK, from the exons ATGCTGCAGATGGCAGAGGAG AGCAAACAGACTGGTGTCAACACCATGGTGATGCTCGACCAGCAAGGAG agcagctgaggcGTGTGGAGGAGGGCATGGACCAGATCAACCAGGACATGAGACAGGCTGAGAAAAACCTGACTGACCTCTCCAAGTGCTGCGGCCTCTGCGTCTGCCCCTGTGACAG GGTGTCGTCAATCGAGCACGACTCACGATACAAGCGCACCTGGGGTCTTGGAGGAGGCGAAGGCGAGGGCGACTCCAATGGATCAAAAGTGGTCTCGAGGCAGCCCTCGGCTGTCCGCAACGGCCAGGCTGCCCAGGTGAACGCGCAGGCGCCCTCGGGCCCGTACATCAAGAG GATAACCAACGATGCACGCGAGGATGAGATGGAGGACAATCTGAACGCAGTGGGCAGCATCATCGGGAACCTGAAGACGATGGCCGTGGACATGGGCAACGAGATAGACAAGCAGAACAAACAGATCGACGGCATCACCGCCAAG GCGGACATGAACCGAGTTCGCATCGAAGAAGCCAACCAGAGAGCCAACAAGCTCATCAAGTAG